A stretch of Crossiella cryophila DNA encodes these proteins:
- a CDS encoding ATP-binding cassette domain-containing protein: MSKAKRTSAPEPHEADSHDLIRVHGARENNLKDVSVEIPKRRLTVFTGVSGSGKSSLVFSTIAAESQRMINETYSAFVQGFMPTLARPEVDVLDGLTTAIIVDQQRMGSDPRSTVGTATDANAMLRILFSRLGKPHIGSPQAFSFNVASISGAGAVTIERGGQTVKERRSFSVTGGMCPRCEGRGKVNDIDLTQLYDDSKSLAEGAFTIPGWKSDSHWTVRIYAESGFVDPDKPIRKYTKREMQDFLYKEATKIKIDGGNFTYEGLIPKIQKSFLSKDKEAMQPHIRAFVERAVTFTVCPECEGTRLSEGARSSKIKKINIAQACAMQISDLADWVRGLSEPSVAPLLGALRHTLDSFVEIGLGYLSLDRPSGTLSGGEAQRVKMIRHLGSSLTDVTYVFDEPTIGLHPHDIARMNTLLLRLRNKGNTVLVVEHKPETIVIADHVVDLGPGAGTAGGTVCFEGTVDGLRASGTVTGRHFDDRAALKSSVRTPTGKLEIRGATKHNLRKVDVDIPLGVLVVITGVAGSGKSSLVHGSMPTEEGVVSVDQSPIRGSRRSNPATYTGLLEPIRKAFAKANGVKPALFSANSEGACPNCNGAGVVYTDLGIMASMATTCEECEGKRFQAAVLDYHLGGKNISEVLAMSVTQATEFFSTGEAATPAAHAILDRLADVGLGYLSLGQPLTSLSGGERQRLKLATHMGDKGGVGSPAAPTPTHSIGSGTRASSRSSRLNRVFILDEPTTGLHLADVEHLLGLLDRLVEAGKSVIVVEHHQAVMAHADWIIDLGPGAGHDGGQIVFEGTPADLVAARTTLTGEHLAAYVGG; encoded by the coding sequence ATGAGCAAGGCCAAGAGGACCAGTGCGCCAGAGCCGCACGAGGCGGACAGCCACGACCTGATCCGGGTGCACGGCGCGCGGGAGAACAACCTCAAGGACGTCAGCGTCGAGATCCCCAAACGCAGGCTGACGGTGTTCACCGGTGTCTCCGGCTCGGGCAAGTCCTCGCTGGTGTTCAGCACCATCGCGGCCGAGTCGCAGCGGATGATCAACGAGACCTACAGCGCCTTCGTGCAGGGCTTCATGCCCACGCTGGCCAGGCCGGAGGTCGACGTGCTGGACGGGCTGACCACCGCGATCATCGTGGACCAGCAGCGGATGGGCTCGGACCCGCGCTCCACCGTCGGCACCGCCACCGACGCCAACGCCATGCTGCGCATCCTGTTCAGCAGGCTGGGCAAACCGCACATCGGCTCACCGCAGGCCTTCTCCTTCAACGTGGCCTCGATCAGCGGCGCGGGCGCGGTCACCATCGAACGCGGCGGCCAGACCGTGAAGGAACGGCGCAGCTTCAGCGTCACCGGCGGCATGTGCCCGCGCTGCGAGGGCCGGGGCAAGGTCAACGACATCGACCTGACCCAGCTCTACGACGACTCCAAGTCGCTGGCCGAGGGCGCCTTCACCATCCCGGGCTGGAAGTCCGACAGCCACTGGACGGTGCGGATCTACGCCGAGTCCGGCTTCGTCGACCCGGACAAGCCGATCCGCAAGTACACCAAGCGGGAGATGCAGGACTTCCTGTACAAGGAAGCCACCAAGATCAAGATCGACGGGGGCAACTTCACCTACGAGGGCCTGATCCCCAAGATCCAGAAGTCCTTCCTGTCCAAGGACAAGGAGGCGATGCAGCCGCACATCAGGGCGTTCGTGGAACGGGCGGTCACCTTCACCGTCTGTCCGGAGTGCGAGGGCACCCGGCTCAGCGAGGGCGCCAGGTCCTCCAAGATCAAGAAGATCAACATCGCCCAGGCGTGCGCGATGCAGATCAGCGATCTGGCCGACTGGGTGCGCGGGCTGTCCGAGCCCTCGGTGGCCCCGCTGCTCGGCGCGCTGCGGCACACCCTGGACTCCTTCGTGGAGATCGGGCTGGGCTACCTCTCGCTGGACCGGCCCTCGGGCACGCTCTCCGGCGGCGAGGCGCAGCGGGTCAAGATGATCCGGCACCTCGGCTCCTCGCTCACCGATGTCACCTACGTCTTCGACGAGCCCACCATCGGCCTGCACCCGCACGACATCGCGCGGATGAACACCCTGCTGCTGCGGCTGCGCAACAAGGGCAACACGGTGCTGGTGGTCGAGCACAAGCCGGAGACCATCGTGATCGCCGACCACGTGGTCGACCTCGGCCCCGGCGCGGGCACCGCGGGCGGCACGGTGTGCTTCGAGGGCACCGTGGACGGGCTGCGGGCCAGCGGCACGGTCACCGGCCGCCACTTCGACGACCGGGCCGCGCTGAAGTCCTCGGTGCGCACACCCACCGGCAAGCTGGAGATCCGCGGCGCGACAAAGCACAACCTGCGCAAGGTCGACGTGGACATCCCGCTCGGCGTGCTGGTGGTGATCACCGGTGTCGCGGGCTCCGGCAAGAGTTCACTGGTGCACGGCTCGATGCCGACCGAGGAGGGCGTGGTCTCGGTGGACCAGAGCCCGATCCGCGGCTCCCGGCGCAGCAACCCGGCCACCTACACCGGACTGCTGGAACCGATCCGCAAGGCCTTCGCCAAGGCCAACGGCGTGAAACCGGCCCTGTTCAGCGCCAACTCCGAGGGCGCCTGCCCCAACTGCAACGGCGCGGGCGTGGTCTACACCGACCTGGGGATCATGGCCAGCATGGCCACCACCTGCGAGGAGTGCGAGGGCAAGCGATTCCAGGCCGCGGTGCTGGACTACCACCTTGGCGGCAAGAACATCAGCGAGGTACTGGCCATGTCGGTCACCCAGGCCACCGAGTTCTTCAGCACGGGTGAGGCGGCCACCCCGGCCGCGCACGCGATCCTGGACCGGCTGGCCGACGTCGGCCTGGGCTACCTCAGCCTCGGCCAGCCGCTGACCTCGCTCTCCGGCGGCGAGCGGCAACGGCTGAAACTGGCCACCCACATGGGCGACAAGGGCGGCGTCGGTTCGCCGGCTGCGCCGACTCCAACACACTCAATCGGCTCGGGAACACGAGCAAGCTCGCGTTCCTCTCGCCTCAATCGCGTGTTCATCCTGGACGAGCCCACCACCGGCCTGCACCTGGCCGACGTCGAACACCTGCTCGGCCTGCTGGACCGGCTGGTCGAGGCGGGCAAGTCGGTGATCGTGGTGGAACACCACCAGGCGGTGATGGCGCACGCGGACTGGATCATCGACCTGGGCCCCGGCGCAGGGCACGACGGCGGTCAGATCGTCTTCGAGGGCACCCCGGCCGACCTGGTGGCCGCCAGGACGACCCTCACCGGCGAACACCTGGCGGCCTACGTCGGCGGCTAG
- a CDS encoding VOC family protein has product MDISIHASFLPQDDPEAAIAFYRDTLGFEIRNDVGYDGMRWITVGPPGQPGTSIVLHPPGADPGITEEERRTITEMMAKGTYGGIVLSTKDIDGLFERLQAGDADVIQEPTDQPYGVRDAALRDPAGNMIRIQQAR; this is encoded by the coding sequence ATGGACATCAGCATTCACGCGAGCTTCCTGCCCCAGGACGATCCGGAGGCCGCGATCGCCTTCTACCGGGACACCCTCGGCTTCGAGATCCGCAACGACGTCGGCTACGACGGCATGCGCTGGATCACCGTCGGCCCGCCCGGCCAGCCCGGCACCTCCATCGTGCTGCACCCGCCCGGCGCCGACCCCGGCATCACCGAGGAGGAGCGCCGCACCATCACCGAGATGATGGCCAAGGGCACCTACGGCGGCATCGTGTTGTCCACCAAGGACATCGACGGCCTCTTCGAGCGGCTGCAGGCCGGTGACGCGGACGTCATCCAGGAGCCGACCGACCAGCCCTACGGCGTGCGTGACGCCGCCCTGCGCGACCCCGCGGGGAACATGATCCGCATCCAGCAAGCCCGCTGA
- a CDS encoding helix-turn-helix transcriptional regulator yields MTSGSTDAQRLRDLRLLRRVRDRIDRDYAQPLDVAALARGVHMSAGHLSREFRRAYGESPYSYLMTRRIERAMTLLRRGDLSVTEVCFAVGCSSLGTFSTRFTELVGMPPSAYRREATGATAGIPSCVAKQVTRPVRNQEARPVNRT; encoded by the coding sequence GTGACCAGCGGTTCCACCGACGCGCAGCGGCTGCGCGACCTCAGGCTGCTGCGCCGCGTCCGGGATCGGATCGACCGGGACTACGCGCAGCCACTGGACGTCGCGGCCCTGGCCCGCGGCGTGCACATGTCCGCAGGGCACCTCAGCCGGGAGTTCCGCCGGGCCTACGGCGAATCGCCGTACAGCTACCTGATGACCCGCCGGATCGAGCGCGCCATGACCCTGCTGCGCCGCGGCGACCTGAGCGTCACCGAGGTCTGCTTCGCGGTCGGCTGCTCCTCGCTCGGCACCTTCAGCACCCGCTTCACCGAGCTGGTCGGCATGCCACCCAGCGCCTACCGCCGCGAGGCCACCGGCGCCACCGCCGGCATCCCGTCCTGCGTGGCCAAGCAGGTCACCCGACCGGTCAGGAATCAAGAAGCGCGGCCGGTGAACCGCACCTAA
- a CDS encoding cyclase family protein gives MIVDLSHRITDGLLTYPGMAPPRISTEVSFAETAARMAPGVSFAIGRIELVGNTGTYLDTPAHFYPDGYDLADLPLERVVDVPAVVLDATGGIGPDLLDGAGELRGCAVLIHTGHSRHWGSDAYFTGHPFLTADLVATLIAAEPALVGIDSLNIDDNTDPARPAHHGLLGAGIPIVEHLTGLAALPARGARFTALPAPVAGMATLPVRAVAVLPD, from the coding sequence GTGATCGTCGATCTCAGCCACCGGATCACCGACGGCTTGCTGACCTATCCGGGGATGGCCCCGCCGCGGATCAGCACCGAGGTCAGCTTCGCCGAGACCGCGGCCAGGATGGCTCCAGGCGTCAGCTTCGCCATCGGCCGGATCGAGCTGGTCGGCAACACCGGCACCTATCTCGACACCCCGGCGCACTTCTACCCGGACGGCTACGACCTGGCCGACCTGCCGCTGGAACGCGTGGTCGACGTGCCAGCGGTGGTGCTCGACGCCACCGGCGGCATCGGCCCAGACCTGCTCGACGGCGCTGGCGAGCTGCGTGGCTGTGCGGTGCTCATCCACACCGGCCACTCCCGGCACTGGGGGAGCGATGCCTACTTCACGGGGCACCCGTTCCTGACCGCCGACCTGGTCGCCACGCTCATCGCGGCCGAGCCCGCGCTGGTCGGCATCGACTCGCTCAACATCGACGACAACACCGATCCGGCCCGCCCGGCCCACCACGGCCTGCTCGGCGCCGGCATCCCGATCGTGGAGCACCTCACCGGCCTGGCCGCGCTGCCCGCCCGCGGCGCCCGGTTCACCGCGCTGCCCGCCCCGGTGGCCGGGATGGCCACCCTGCCGGTGCGCGCGGTGGCGGTCCTGCCGGACTGA
- a CDS encoding L-threonylcarbamoyladenylate synthase, translated as MSTVYDCGQPESRVAGLAAAAGALRAGQLVVLPTDTLYGIGCDAFDANAVQGLLDAKGRGRDMPVPVLVGSWSTIDGLVLSVPHQARSLIEAFWPGGLSIVLPHASSLAWDLGDTRGTVMLRMPLHPVAIELLREVGPMAVSSANRSGHPPATTAAQARDQLGELVPIYLDGGPCEHAVPSTIVDLTGSDPLVLREGAVKLAEITEVLGFDVQLAQ; from the coding sequence GTGAGCACCGTCTACGACTGCGGCCAGCCGGAGTCCCGGGTGGCCGGACTGGCCGCGGCGGCCGGCGCGTTGCGCGCCGGCCAGCTCGTGGTCCTGCCGACCGACACCCTCTACGGCATCGGCTGCGACGCCTTCGACGCCAACGCCGTGCAGGGTCTGCTGGACGCCAAGGGCCGGGGCCGGGACATGCCGGTCCCGGTGCTGGTCGGCAGCTGGTCCACCATCGACGGCCTGGTGCTCTCGGTGCCGCACCAGGCCCGCTCGCTGATCGAGGCGTTCTGGCCGGGTGGCCTGTCCATCGTGCTGCCGCACGCCTCCTCGCTGGCCTGGGACCTCGGCGACACCAGGGGCACGGTGATGCTGCGGATGCCGCTGCACCCGGTGGCCATCGAGCTGCTGCGCGAGGTCGGCCCGATGGCCGTCTCCAGCGCCAACCGGTCCGGGCACCCGCCAGCCACCACCGCCGCGCAGGCCAGGGACCAGCTCGGCGAGCTGGTGCCGATCTACCTCGACGGCGGCCCGTGCGAGCACGCGGTGCCCTCCACCATCGTCGACCTGACCGGCTCGGACCCGCTGGTGCTGCGCGAGGGCGCGGTCAAGCTGGCCGAGATCACCGAGGTGCTGGGCTTCGACGTCCAGCTCGCCCAGTGA
- a CDS encoding acyltransferase family protein, whose translation MAMRRFDGLDGLRAIAAVMVVVFHYGGPDRLQGWIGVQVFFVLSGYLITTLMLREEARTGRVALKAFYLRRVFRILPVYFVVLAFLAAATAILGIYQSSHLGEAMPLYLSFFNEFAGSNPFGQSWSLGIEQKFYLVWPLVAFAFGVLPLRRRLGITGLLIVGALVATPFTFGPHASGWPVHYVSILLGCVLAMLMHNPRTYRLIQPLTHPAVGVGMAVAVIVLHSFLKPIGDALNQVAGVPGFIWLMAFYPIAVTLLLPAVIAPGPVAKVLSVRPMAYVGERSYSLYLVQSIAAAPLHFLFPSLGGWPLALSVVALALVLASVLYRTVEVPMINVGRKVLKPRQPVKTDVAAAAEPAKVEEPRQVLTPVS comes from the coding sequence ATGGCCATGCGCCGGTTCGACGGCCTCGACGGACTGCGCGCCATCGCCGCGGTCATGGTCGTGGTCTTCCACTACGGCGGTCCGGACCGGCTCCAGGGCTGGATCGGTGTGCAGGTCTTCTTCGTGCTCTCCGGGTATCTGATCACCACGCTCATGCTGCGTGAGGAGGCCCGCACCGGCCGGGTCGCGCTCAAGGCGTTCTATCTGCGCCGGGTCTTCCGCATCCTGCCGGTCTACTTCGTGGTGCTGGCCTTCCTCGCCGCGGCCACCGCGATCCTGGGCATCTACCAGAGCAGCCACCTCGGCGAGGCGATGCCGCTGTACCTGAGCTTCTTCAACGAGTTCGCCGGCTCCAACCCGTTCGGCCAGTCCTGGTCGCTGGGCATCGAGCAGAAGTTCTACCTGGTCTGGCCGCTGGTGGCGTTCGCGTTCGGCGTGCTGCCGCTGCGCCGCCGCCTGGGCATCACCGGGCTGCTGATCGTCGGCGCGCTGGTGGCCACCCCGTTCACCTTCGGCCCGCACGCCTCCGGCTGGCCGGTGCACTACGTCTCGATCCTGCTCGGCTGCGTGCTGGCGATGCTGATGCACAACCCGCGCACCTACCGGCTGATCCAGCCGCTGACCCACCCGGCGGTCGGGGTGGGCATGGCCGTCGCGGTGATCGTGCTGCACAGCTTCCTCAAGCCGATCGGCGACGCGCTCAACCAGGTCGCCGGCGTGCCGGGGTTCATCTGGCTGATGGCCTTCTACCCGATCGCCGTCACCCTGCTGCTGCCCGCGGTGATCGCGCCCGGCCCGGTGGCCAAGGTGCTCTCGGTCCGCCCGATGGCCTACGTCGGCGAACGTTCGTATTCGCTCTACCTGGTGCAGTCCATCGCCGCGGCCCCGCTGCACTTCCTCTTCCCGAGCCTGGGCGGCTGGCCGCTCGCGCTCAGCGTGGTGGCCCTGGCCCTGGTACTGGCCAGCGTGCTCTACCGCACCGTCGAGGTGCCGATGATCAACGTCGGCCGCAAGGTGCTCAAGCCGCGCCAGCCGGTCAAGACGGACGTGGCCGCGGCGGCCGAGCCCGCCAAGGTGGAGGAGCCGCGTCAGGTGCTGACGCCGGTCTCGTAG
- the prmC gene encoding peptide chain release factor N(5)-glutamine methyltransferase: protein MNRQPLRLAVMDAERILTEAGVASPRVDAELLAAHVLGVERMRLGLIPLVDPPVIEAFHRLVRRRASRVPLQHLLGKAWLGPLELAVGPGVFTPRPETELLLEWGLKALDGVRRPLVVDLCTGSGALALAVAHQRPDALVHAVERDPAALTWARRNADAQADRGDTPVRLHAGDVADPGLLAELDGAVDLVLCNPPYVPEGTPVPPEVAEHDPHAAVFAEDEGLAVIRHVVRCAARLLKPGGALVVEHDDTQGESAVALLAARRVLAGVTGHLDLTGRPRFVTARRTL from the coding sequence GTGAACCGACAGCCGTTGCGTCTCGCGGTCATGGACGCCGAGCGGATCCTGACCGAGGCCGGGGTGGCCAGCCCCAGGGTGGACGCCGAACTGCTCGCCGCGCACGTGCTCGGCGTGGAGCGGATGAGGCTGGGCCTCATCCCACTGGTGGACCCGCCGGTGATCGAGGCGTTCCACCGGCTGGTGCGGCGGCGGGCCAGCCGGGTGCCGTTGCAGCACCTGCTCGGCAAGGCCTGGCTGGGGCCGCTGGAGCTGGCGGTGGGGCCCGGCGTGTTCACCCCGCGGCCGGAGACCGAACTGCTGCTGGAGTGGGGCCTGAAGGCACTCGACGGCGTGCGACGACCCCTGGTGGTGGACCTGTGCACCGGTTCGGGCGCGCTGGCGCTGGCCGTGGCGCACCAGCGGCCGGACGCGCTGGTGCACGCGGTGGAACGCGATCCGGCCGCGCTGACCTGGGCCCGGCGCAACGCCGACGCCCAGGCCGACCGGGGCGACACCCCGGTCCGGCTGCACGCGGGCGATGTGGCCGATCCCGGGCTGCTGGCCGAGCTGGACGGGGCGGTGGACCTGGTGCTGTGCAACCCGCCGTACGTGCCGGAGGGCACCCCGGTGCCGCCGGAGGTGGCCGAGCACGACCCGCACGCGGCGGTCTTCGCCGAGGACGAGGGGCTGGCGGTGATCCGGCACGTGGTGCGCTGCGCGGCCCGGCTGCTCAAGCCCGGCGGCGCGCTGGTCGTGGAGCACGACGACACGCAGGGTGAGTCCGCGGTCGCGCTACTGGCCGCGCGCCGGGTGCTGGCCGGGGTCACCGGTCACCTGGACCTGACCGGTCGACCACGTTTTGTCACCGCACGACGGACACTTTGA
- the prfA gene encoding peptide chain release factor 1, whose protein sequence is MDTASLDTLLVEYTELEGRLADPAVHADQAMARKLGRRYAELTPVVRTLRELDTARSDREAALELASEDAAFAAEAAALAETIPALEQKLTELLLPRDPHDAADVVMEIKSGEGGEESALFAGDLLRMYLRFAERQGWKTEVLDSVESDLGGFKDVTVVVKSKGGAELDGVWARLKYEAGVHRVQRVPVTESQGRVHTSAAGVLVYPEQEDVEVEIDEKDLRVDVFRSSGHGGQSVNTTDSAVRITHLPTGIVVSCQNERSQLQNKARAMAVLQNRLVALAEEEAARKASADRRSQVRTVDRSERVRTYNFPENRISDHRVNYKAYNLDQVLDGELTALLDALSTADKAERLAAAGATA, encoded by the coding sequence GTGGACACCGCCTCGCTGGACACCCTGCTCGTGGAGTACACCGAGCTGGAGGGTCGGCTGGCCGATCCCGCGGTGCACGCCGACCAGGCGATGGCACGCAAGCTGGGCCGTCGCTACGCCGAGCTGACCCCGGTCGTGCGCACCCTGCGCGAGCTGGACACGGCCCGCTCCGACCGGGAGGCCGCGCTGGAGCTGGCCAGTGAGGACGCGGCCTTCGCCGCCGAGGCCGCCGCGCTGGCCGAGACCATTCCGGCGCTGGAGCAGAAGCTGACCGAGTTGCTGCTGCCCAGGGACCCGCACGACGCCGCGGACGTGGTCATGGAGATCAAGTCCGGCGAGGGCGGCGAGGAGTCGGCGCTGTTCGCCGGGGACCTGCTGCGGATGTACCTGCGCTTCGCCGAGCGGCAGGGCTGGAAGACCGAGGTGCTCGACTCGGTGGAGTCCGACCTGGGCGGGTTCAAGGACGTCACCGTGGTGGTCAAGAGCAAGGGCGGCGCCGAGCTGGACGGGGTGTGGGCCCGGCTGAAGTACGAGGCTGGCGTGCACCGGGTGCAGCGGGTGCCGGTGACCGAGTCCCAGGGCCGCGTGCACACCTCCGCGGCCGGGGTGCTGGTCTACCCCGAGCAGGAGGACGTCGAGGTCGAGATCGACGAGAAGGACCTGCGGGTGGACGTCTTCCGCTCCTCCGGCCACGGCGGGCAGAGCGTGAACACCACCGACTCCGCGGTGCGCATCACCCACCTGCCCACCGGCATCGTGGTCTCCTGCCAGAACGAGCGCAGCCAGCTGCAGAACAAGGCCCGCGCGATGGCCGTGCTGCAGAACCGGCTGGTCGCGCTGGCCGAGGAGGAGGCCGCCCGCAAGGCCTCGGCCGACCGGCGCAGCCAGGTCCGCACGGTGGACCGCTCCGAGCGGGTGCGCACCTACAACTTCCCGGAGAACCGGATCTCCGACCACCGGGTCAACTACAAGGCCTACAACCTGGACCAGGTGCTCGACGGCGAGCTGACCGCACTGCTGGACGCGCTCTCGACCGCGGACAAGGCGGAACGCCTCGCCGCGGCCGGAGCGACTGCCTAG
- the rpmE gene encoding 50S ribosomal protein L31, which translates to MRSGIHPDYVVTQVNCGCGNSFQTHSTKKTGQITVEVCSNCHPFYTGKQKILDTGGRVARFEARYGKRNK; encoded by the coding sequence GTGAGAAGCGGTATCCACCCCGACTACGTGGTCACCCAGGTGAACTGCGGCTGTGGCAACTCCTTCCAGACCCACAGCACCAAGAAGACCGGCCAGATCACGGTCGAGGTCTGCTCCAACTGCCACCCCTTCTACACGGGCAAGCAGAAGATCCTCGACACCGGCGGCCGCGTGGCGCGCTTCGAGGCCCGCTACGGCAAGCGCAACAAGTAG
- the fabF gene encoding beta-ketoacyl-ACP synthase II — protein sequence MSVAEFRKHRPRVVVTGWGAISPVGLTAEDTWSAFMAGRSGIARIATFDAEPFPSQIAGEVKGFVAEDHMPRKLSRRMDLFAQYGVAASIQAVEAAKLTIDSELAPRCGVLIGTGYGAMKYMQDSVKLLTEKGGRAVGAYQAITGAHDSATGEVSLMFGAAGPTLALNSACATGTDAIGTATRWIQYGEADVVIAGGAEMSVTPLDIASSSNARALSRRNDDPERASRPFDADRDGFVMAAGSGVVILESLDHALRRGAPILAEIVGYASTSDAHHWTAPHPEGAGARRAMTRALADAGVVPEQIDYINAHGTSTELNDKTETLAIRNVLGEHATKIPVSSTKSMTGHMIGAAGAIELIACGFAMRTGVVPPTINLHNPLDAEMNFVPNAPQEHQVRYAMSNSFGFGGHNAVLVAKSWES from the coding sequence ATGTCGGTAGCAGAGTTCCGGAAGCACCGGCCGCGGGTGGTCGTCACCGGCTGGGGCGCGATCAGCCCGGTCGGCCTGACCGCGGAGGACACCTGGTCCGCGTTCATGGCCGGGCGCAGCGGGATCGCCCGGATCGCCACCTTCGACGCCGAGCCCTTCCCGTCCCAGATCGCGGGCGAGGTCAAGGGATTCGTGGCCGAGGACCACATGCCGCGCAAGCTCAGCAGGCGGATGGACCTCTTCGCCCAGTACGGGGTGGCCGCCTCGATCCAGGCGGTCGAAGCGGCCAAGCTGACCATCGACAGCGAGCTGGCCCCGCGCTGCGGCGTGCTCATCGGCACCGGCTACGGCGCGATGAAGTACATGCAGGACTCGGTCAAGCTGCTCACCGAGAAGGGCGGTCGCGCGGTCGGGGCCTACCAGGCCATCACCGGCGCGCACGATTCGGCCACCGGCGAGGTCAGCCTGATGTTCGGCGCGGCCGGCCCGACCCTGGCGCTCAACTCGGCCTGTGCCACCGGCACCGACGCGATCGGCACCGCCACCCGCTGGATCCAGTACGGCGAGGCCGACGTGGTCATCGCCGGTGGCGCGGAGATGAGCGTCACCCCGCTGGACATCGCCTCCAGCTCCAACGCCAGGGCGCTGTCCCGGCGCAACGACGACCCGGAGCGGGCCAGCAGGCCCTTCGACGCGGACCGGGACGGCTTCGTGATGGCCGCCGGTTCCGGCGTGGTCATCCTGGAGTCGCTGGATCACGCGCTGCGCAGGGGTGCGCCGATCCTGGCCGAGATCGTGGGTTACGCCTCGACCTCCGACGCGCACCACTGGACCGCCCCGCACCCGGAGGGCGCGGGCGCGCGGCGGGCGATGACCAGGGCGCTGGCCGACGCCGGGGTGGTTCCCGAGCAGATCGACTACATCAACGCGCACGGCACCAGCACCGAGCTGAACGACAAGACCGAGACCCTGGCCATCCGCAACGTGCTTGGCGAGCACGCCACCAAGATCCCGGTCAGCTCCACCAAGTCGATGACCGGGCACATGATCGGCGCCGCGGGTGCGATCGAGCTGATCGCCTGCGGGTTCGCCATGCGCACCGGCGTGGTGCCGCCCACGATCAACCTGCACAACCCGTTGGATGCGGAAATGAACTTCGTGCCCAACGCGCCGCAGGAGCACCAGGTGCGGTACGCGATGAGCAACTCCTTCGGCTTCGGCGGGCACAACGCGGTGCTGGTCGCCAAGAGCTGGGAGAGCTGA